The Struthio camelus isolate bStrCam1 chromosome 21, bStrCam1.hap1, whole genome shotgun sequence genome includes the window gctctccgGCGTCCCTCGATGGCTCAGCAAGGAAGAGGGCGAGCAGCGCTCCCTGCCCCGAGCCCGGGCTGCCGGCACCGCCGAGCCCTGCCCCGGAGGCTTCGCCGCAgagcgccgccggggcgccggggggccgcagcGAGGAGAGAGCCTGGGCCGAGCCCAGCTCCGCCAGCGCCTCCCTGGAGGTGGTGAGGCCCAAGACGCCGGCGCAGCCGAGAAAGAGCCGTAAGCCACGCGGCACCAGCGCCGCGGAGGCCAGCCGCGAAGGCGGcgagcccgcggggccgccggcaccGGCGGGGCTGGCGCCCGCCAAGGCACCTCCGTCCTCGCCGCTGCTGCCGcggaagagcagagggaaggagaaggcagcCAAGCCGGCGGCCGGCAAGCCAGGCAGCGAGGAGGCAGGGCAGAGCGGAAAGCCGGCGGCCGGCCCTGGAGCAGAAGACGGAGCTCCGgcccccagcgctgccccgggCCAGCAGGCCAAGGagccggggctgcagccgccgccgtcGGGGAAGGGGAAGGCGGCTCAGGGCCCGGAGCCCGGCCCGGTCCTGGCTGGGCACTCGGGCGCAGGTGACAGCGCGCCGCTGATTCTTGCCGGAGAAGCTGCTGCCGCCGCGCAGGCGGGCGCGTGCCAGGATGCCGCTGGGCAGCCGCCGGACCCCGCGAGCGGGGCGCTGCTTGGAGGGGATGCCGCGGCCGAGACCCCCGGGGCGCTGGGCCCCCCTTGCTTTGCAGCGGAGGGCTCTGCAAGGGGAAACACCCTTGACGTGACTTGGCCCGAGATGTACGACTATTTGTTCTGCGACTCCCAAGGGGAGGAAGAAGGACCGGGGAACCCCGTGGAGGAGGAGGCAATACCCCTGGAAAGGGAAATATCTTTGCCTGAGCTGTATGAATATTTTTTCAATGAGcctgaaggaaacaggaaaaaagtcaaGGGCAAAGACAGGAAGCGAAAGAAGTTCAGCAGCCTGGGCCAAGCTCAGCTGCAAAAGGAGGACCCTGACTCAACTCCAGCCGGAGAGTCCCTGGTTATCTCTGTCCCCGAGGTGTATGAACACTTCTTTGCTGATGGGCCTGGGAACAGGGGCTGGAGAGGGATTTTCCTGACCGCTCCAGCCTCTGAGGTGAAGAAAGCTGTGGGGGCTTTGACGTCGTTCCTGCAAAGGCCAATGCATCTCATCAGAGGCCAGGTGCCGGCTCCCCATGCTCTTGTGCGGAGAGGATCCGGAGAGAAGCTCCCCCTCGCCCCGCTGGTGCCGCTGGGAAGAGGCCAGGCACGGCCAGACGGTCTAGACATGGCCCTTGCACTGACAGGTAAAGCGCTGTTAGCGCGCCTGCTGCCTGACAGCTCCAGCTCGCTGCTGCGCTTAGAGATACGCCTCTGCTTTTCGTGGTCTCCCCTGCTCCACTGCCTTGCGGGAAACTTCTTAGCCAGCGCTCACACTGCTGTTGGAGCCATCTCTGCTCCATCTGCAGCAGCATTAGGGCCACCTTACAGATGGAAGCATTTTGGTGGGCTCAGCCAGCATAGCTGGTCTGAAATCACAGTCCCAGCACGTTTCCTTGCCATATAGCAGCCCTGGGCTTTAGCAGAGATCTTTGGCAATGGGGCTGGGGCAAGAGCCACGACATGCTGTGCTGCATTACTGTATCCTTGCGATGCTCCTGTTGCCCCTGTGCCCAAGCGACCGCTGCTGGCCAGGCCTTGCAAGCCAGTTTCCAGTGCTGCAGGAAGCGTGGGCAGGGGCTATACGCTGTGTGTAACTTGCTTTGCTTACCAGCATACTCCAGTCCTGGGGCAGCGATGGTCATGACAGCGAGCACGCAACAGGCTGAAACTCAGTCTGGCCCAGACTCCCTCTCCTGGTTGAATAAGTTGGCCCTAACTGGATATAACTTACTGTGGATGCAATCTGGTTTTTTGCACGCTGGCCAAGGAAAACTTGCTGAAGCAGGTAGCTACAATAAACATGGCTGGTGTTATTGCAAGGTCTGGTAGAGATGGGAATCTCCCCATGCCCGTGCTGTCCAGCAGCCTGCAGAACCACATGCCTGTACAAGGGAATGGAAGAGGGACCAGTAAAATCCTTCTGTAGCAAACAACTCATGCCCCTGCAGTAAAGCGATGATCGCTGAGCTGCTGTCCTGATAAGGCTGGGTTGCTAATTTGCCTAATGCTGTTGGGGGAAAAGGTGTACACAGAGTACAACATGT containing:
- the PERM1 gene encoding PGC-1 and ERR-induced regulator in muscle protein 1, which translates into the protein MGTSRAVSPRQWEAVKAMDNFEYSIQRSDRDWARFCSASEECSLTPAALAAAEEQSLADIAQGDGAAGRRCPAGAGGGPGPGTGCSPPRGVPGDTSPRLPGHLAPPAALSGGEDETDPSSVSGLRRQSHEPGRPRSAPPMPSPQGRQLPRHPAAARPGPASGAAESGPGREAAGETAAPRRSASEEGAAGSAAGQQRGAAGRQPPSGPAAARPGSPASLDGSARKRASSAPCPEPGLPAPPSPAPEASPQSAAGAPGGRSEERAWAEPSSASASLEVVRPKTPAQPRKSRKPRGTSAAEASREGGEPAGPPAPAGLAPAKAPPSSPLLPRKSRGKEKAAKPAAGKPGSEEAGQSGKPAAGPGAEDGAPAPSAAPGQQAKEPGLQPPPSGKGKAAQGPEPGPVLAGHSGAGDSAPLILAGEAAAAAQAGACQDAAGQPPDPASGALLGGDAAAETPGALGPPCFAAEGSARGNTLDVTWPEMYDYLFCDSQGEEEGPGNPVEEEAIPLEREISLPELYEYFFNEPEGNRKKVKGKDRKRKKFSSLGQAQLQKEDPDSTPAGESLVISVPEVYEHFFADGPGNRGWRGIFLTAPASEVKKAVGALTSFLQRPMHLIRGQVPAPHALVRRGSGEKLPLAPLVPLGRGQARPDGLDMALALTGRPEAPLPLTHKDMCLVFCAFASWAVKTSDLQAPDAWKTMFLATFGTLSAIRYFRRQVREGYHKT